In Bacteroidota bacterium, the genomic stretch CAGCCTGGGCCGCCAGTTGTTCGATCGGGGCGTTGCCAGCCGCAGCATCGACATCAGCAGCCTGCCCGCAGGCGTATACCTGGTCTACCTCTCTGCCGGAGACCGCTTCCAGGTAGAGAAATTGATCAAGCAATAAAGGCTTACTGTTCTTTTTTGTGAGCATTTCCTATGAAGCGCGGCCATATGGCTGCGCTTCCTTATTTTAGCCTATGTTTGACGTTGCACAAAAAATTATCTCGGCGGAGCAGGCGGCCCGCTGGGCAGCCGCCTGGCGGCTCTTGTCTCGGCCGGTGGTGTTCACCAATGGCTGCTTCGACCTACTGCATGCAGGCCACGTGCAGTACCTGCAGCAGGCCGCCAATCTGGGTCAGTATCTCATCGTTGGCCTGAATGATGATGCCTCGGTACAGCGCCTGAAGGGGCCCAAGCGCCCGATAAACACGCTGAAGGACCGGGCGCTGGTACTGGCGGGGCTGGGCTTTGTGGCTGCGGTGGTACCCTTTGGCGAGGATACCCCCTTGAGCCTTATTAAGCTGATACGCCCTGATATTCTGGCAAAAGGGGCTGATTATGAGATAGAAAACATAGTGGGTGCGAAAGAGGTAATGGGTTGGGGAGGCCGGGTGGAGCGCATGCCCCTGCTGCCAGGACGAAGCACCACAGCCCTGATCGAACGTCTGTCATGATACACCCCACAGCCATGGTGGATGCCGGTGCCCAGATAGGCGAGGGTACGCGTATATGGCACTTCTGCCACATTATGCCGGGCGCCTGCATAGGCCCAGACTGTAGCCTGGGGCAGAACGTATTTGTAGCCGACCGGGTGCGCCTGGGCAGGGGGGTAAAGGTGCAGAACAACGTGTCGCTCTACGAGGGGGTAGAGATTGAGGATGAGGTGTTCCTGGGGCCCAGTGTGGTGTTCACTAACATTAAGAATCCGCGTGCTGCTGTGGTGCGGCGCACCGAGTACCTGAAGACCCTGGTTGGGCGGGGTGCCACCATCGGGGCAAACGCCACCCTGGTTTGCGGGCTTACCATAGGCCAATACGCATTTATAGGGGCCGGTGCGGTGGTTACCCGTTCCGTGCCAGACTATGCCCTCATTGTGGGCAACCCTGGCCGACAGATCGGCTGGATGAGTGCCCATGGGCACCGCCTGCACTTTGACGAAGCCGGCCTGGCCACCTGCCCGGGCGATGGACAGCACTACAGGCTGCTGCGGTGCAAGGTGCAGCGGGTAGATTCCTGATTTTTTTTGCGCATATTGAACCAGCTTAGTACTTGTGGGTAAATCGGACTATATGATCATGCGTTGTCTTCTGCTTTTCCAGCTTTGTGGGCTGCTGCTGCCCCCGCTGGCACTGGCTACCGGGCCTTCAGACCAGCTCTTGAGTTCCCGCATACAGCAGGTTACGGTTTATGCCAATCAGGCCGAGGTATGGCGCGTGGCCGAGCTTCGGCTGGCACCCGGTACCTATCGCCTGGGTTTTGACCAGCTGAGCGCCCGCCTGATGCCCCAGAGTGTGCGCGCCAGGGGCGAGGGAAGCGGTACGGGTATCCTGCTGGGGCTTACTACTGCCCAAGACTACCTGCACCCGCCTACTGCCCGTATGCAGCTGCTGGCTGATAGCCTGAAGTGGCTAAGGCGGCAGCTGGGTAGCCTGGCTAACCGAAAGACTAGCCTGCAGGCCGAGCAGCGGCTGATAGACCAGAACAACAACCTGAACGGAGAGCTGGGACTGGATGTGCCAGCCCTACAGCAGCTGCTAGCCTGGCAGCGCATCCGTACGGCCCAGATACTGGAGCAGCTCAGGAACATAGGTCGCGAGGAGCAGACCTATCGGGAAACCGCCACGCGGCTGGAGCGGCAGTTAGGTGCCGACCTGGAGGCCCAGCGCAGGTCTACCTACACCGTGTGGGTAGATTTTCAGGTGAGCCAGGGTGGAACCTTCCGCTTTCAGCTCAGCTATCTGGTGGATCAGGCGGGCTGGAAGCCCCGCTACGACCTGAGGGCCCAGTCTGGCCAAAGCGGCGTGCTACTGGAGATGAAGGCCGATGTGTGGAACCAGACCGAGGAGGACTGGAAGGGTGTACAGCTGGAGCTGAACACAGCCCGGCCCGG encodes the following:
- the rfaE2 gene encoding D-glycero-beta-D-manno-heptose 1-phosphate adenylyltransferase; this encodes MFDVAQKIISAEQAARWAAAWRLLSRPVVFTNGCFDLLHAGHVQYLQQAANLGQYLIVGLNDDASVQRLKGPKRPINTLKDRALVLAGLGFVAAVVPFGEDTPLSLIKLIRPDILAKGADYEIENIVGAKEVMGWGGRVERMPLLPGRSTTALIERLS
- a CDS encoding N-acetyltransferase, with protein sequence MIHPTAMVDAGAQIGEGTRIWHFCHIMPGACIGPDCSLGQNVFVADRVRLGRGVKVQNNVSLYEGVEIEDEVFLGPSVVFTNIKNPRAAVVRRTEYLKTLVGRGATIGANATLVCGLTIGQYAFIGAGAVVTRSVPDYALIVGNPGRQIGWMSAHGHRLHFDEAGLATCPGDGQHYRLLRCKVQRVDS
- a CDS encoding DUF4139 domain-containing protein, giving the protein MRCLLLFQLCGLLLPPLALATGPSDQLLSSRIQQVTVYANQAEVWRVAELRLAPGTYRLGFDQLSARLMPQSVRARGEGSGTGILLGLTTAQDYLHPPTARMQLLADSLKWLRRQLGSLANRKTSLQAEQRLIDQNNNLNGELGLDVPALQQLLAWQRIRTAQILEQLRNIGREEQTYRETATRLERQLGADLEAQRRSTYTVWVDFQVSQGGTFRFQLSYLVDQAGWKPRYDLRAQSGQSGVLLEMKADVWNQTEEDWKGVQLELNTARPGLGTQAPTFASWYLRAAQPVYEPLHGARKQAAADQAATMAYADPTGLETRQNQLSKTYVLKAKQDVPADGQPRTLALESQALPATLVHYAAPKLEQSVFLQAAVTGWEQYELLAGAANVYMDQAFVAESYIDPGQTEDTLRLDLGRDPRVLIERREDPDFTTRKTIGAYTRIQKQYTITVRNTRAQAVRILIEDQLPLSHTDEVEVSLLKAEGATHQVQDGRLSWYLNLAAGEKRELTFSFEVKHKKNLNLQGL